In one window of Denticeps clupeoides chromosome 2, fDenClu1.1, whole genome shotgun sequence DNA:
- the LOC114784617 gene encoding cyclic nucleotide-gated cation channel beta-3-like isoform X1 — translation MFSRLKDILGGPKLPPAPPATPAPAPAKEEKLAEKEKEAEKKEEKPTAPAPGPIPDPPAVTPTPAPAPSPATAPSPAATATAPAAAPAPAPAPAAATDAAQNAANTAEGQEEAPPPPPPIVVNRYADDQLRDVVKRLRDRTTLYREKIVDPYASSPERSPPVTPVYTKEQYARKLEEDKRRQEEEERKKKEAEEKKKRDEEEKKRKKEEEEKKKKEEEKKDDKKKDEAVDAKAEKKTFCPSIKFTCIDTLLKPLEDKMDGVLGSSMDPFTDRRYIAWLSVVTVAFNYNLWFISARMAFPYHTSTTIPVWFMCDLVADLIYIVDMVFFQPRLQFVKGGDIISDRVLTKKNYRDSQKFQTALLSVLPLDLLYIPFGFKSFFRANRIMRFEAFFEFSDRLEGILTRAYIWRVIRTIGYLLFMLHINACIYYVASAYEGIGTTKWVYSGEGSAYLRCYYFAVRTLINIGGLPEPHTVFEISFQMSNFFIGVFVFSSLIGQMRDVIGAATAGQTYFRASMDGCVSYMVTNRIPKMVQMRVRTWYNYTWDSQGMLDESELLEQMPLVMRTAIAVDINLATFQKIDLFKGCDNQMLVDMLLRLKSIVYLPGDFVVKKGDIGKEMYIIKAGEVQVVGGPDNKIVFVTLKAGCVFGEISLLQSSANGGNRRTANVAAHGFANLFVLEKRDLFDILVHYPESQKVLARKGKKLMKAKGPAAAKVEEEKKKGLTMFGPKPPTPKMLRAFGGFGKGGLLDKLKAATREAK, via the exons ATGTTCAGCAGACTAAAGGACATTTTAGGGGGTCCAAAACTGCCCCCTGCCCCACCCGCTACACCGGCCCCTGCTCCAGCTAAG GAAGAAAAACTGGCAGAAAAAGAGAAGGAGGctgaaaagaaagaggaaaaaccAACTG CACCAGCCCCTGGACCTATTCCAGACCCACCCGCGGTGACGCCGACCCCGGCCCCTGCACCGTCCCCAGCCACAGCGCCATCTCCTGCTGCCACAGCTACTGCACCagctgcagctccagctccagctccagctccagcggcAGCCACTGACGCAGCCCAGAATGCTGCAAATACGGCAGAAGG GCAGGaagaagccccgcccccgccgCCTCCCATCGTTGTGAACAGGTACGCAGACGACCAGCTGCGTGACGTGGTCAAGCGTCTGAGGGACAGGACCACTCTCTACAGAGAGAAGATCGTCGACCCGTATGCCTCCTCACCTGAAAGGAGCCCGCCTGTCA CACCAGTTTACACCAAAGAACAATATGCCAGAAAACTAGAGGAGGACAAACGGAgacaagaggaggaggagaggaaaaagaaagaggctgaagaaaagaaaaagagagacgaggaggagaagaaaaggaagaaggaggaagaggaaaaaaagaagaaggaagaggagaagaaggatgACAAGAAGAAAGATGAGGCGGTAGATGCcaaggctgaaaaaaaaaccttctgcCCAAGTATCAAATTTACCTGCATTGACACCCTGCTGAAGCCGCTGGAGGACAAGATGGACGGAGTCCTGGGCTCGTCCATGGACCCCTTCACAG ATCGCCGCTACATTGCCTGGCTCAGCGTGGTGACCGTGGCCTTTAACTACAACCTGTGGTTCATCTCGGCCCGCATGGCGTTCCCCTACCACACCTCGACAACCATCCCCGTCTGGTTCATGTGTGACCTCGTCGCCGACTTGATCTACATCGTGGACATGGTCTTCTTCCAGCCGAGGCTGCAGTTCGTGAAGGGCGGCGACATCATT TCTGACAGAGTTTTAACAAAAAAGAACTACAGGGACTCTCAGAAATTCCAG ACTGCCTTGCTGTCTGTGTTGCCCCTTGACCTCCTGTACATCCCATTTGGATTCAAATCTTTCTTCAGGGCAAATCGAATCATGAGG TTTGAGGCTTTCTTCGAGTTCAGTGATCGTCTGGAGGGCATCTTGACAAGGGCCTACATTTGGAG AGTCATCAGAACCATTGGCTATCTGCTCTTCATGCTGCACATAAATGCCTGCATCTACTACGTGGCGTCGGCATATGAGGGCATCGGCACCACAAAATGGGTCTACAGTGGAGAAGGCAGTGC GTACCTGCGCTGTTATTACTTTGCTGTACGAACGCTCATCAACATTGGCGGCCTGCCTGAGCCTCACACCGTCTTTGAGATCTCATTTCAAATGTCAAACTTTTTCATTGGTGTCTTTGTCTTCTCGAGTTTAATCGGCCAG ATGAGAGATGTGATTGGAGCAGCCACAGCAGGACAGACCTACTTCCGGGCCTCCATGGATGGATGTGTGTCCTACATGGTGACCAACCGCATCCCCAAGATGGTTCAGATGAGAGTACGCACCTGGTACAACTATACCTGGGATTCGCAGGGAATGCTGG ATGAATCGGAGCTGCTGGAACAGATGCCGCTGGTCATGAGAACAGCAATTGCTGTGGACATCAACCTCGCCACCTTCCAGAAAATTGACCTCTTTAAG GGCTGTGACAACCAGATGCTGGTGGACATGTTGCTGCGACTCAAGTCCATCGTGTATTTACCTGGAGACTTTGTGGTTAAAAAG GGAGACATTGGTAAGGAGATGTACATCATCAAAGCCGGCGAGGTCCAGGTGGTTGGTGGCCCTGACAACAAGATCGTGTTTGTGACGCTGAAGGCAggctgtgtgtttggggagaTCAG CCTGTTACAGTCTTCAGCCAATGGAGGGAACCGCAGAACAGCCAACGTTGCAGCGCACGGCTTCGCCAACCTCTTCGTGCTGGAAAAGCGAGATCTGTTCGACATCCTGGTTCACTACCCAGAGTCCCAGAAAGTGCTGGCCAGGAAAGGAAA GAAACTGATGAAGGCTAAAGGCCCAGCGGCTGCCAAGgtagaagaggagaagaagaaaggccTGACCATGTTCGGCCCCAAGCCTCCAACACCTAAGATGCTTCGTGCCTTTGGTGGATTTGGGAAAGGAGGCCTGTTGGACAAATTGAAG GCTGCAACTCGGGAAGCAAAGTGA
- the LOC114784617 gene encoding cyclic nucleotide-gated cation channel beta-3-like isoform X3: MFSRLKDILGGPKLPPAPPATPAPAPAKEEKLAEKEKEAEKKEEKPTAPAPGPIPDPPAVTPTPAPAPSPATAPSPAATATAPAAAPAPAPAPAAATDAAQNAANTAEGQEEAPPPPPPIVVNRYADDQLRDVVKRLRDRTTLYREKIVDPYASSPERSPPVTPVYTKEQYARKLEEDKRRQEEEERKKKEAEEKKKRDEEEKKRKKEEEEKKKKEEEKKDDKKKDEAVDAKAEKKTFCPSIKFTCIDTLLKPLEDKMDGVLGSSMDPFTDRRYIAWLSVVTVAFNYNLWFISARMAFPYHTSTTIPVWFMCDLVADLIYIVDMVFFQPRLQFVKGGDIISDRVLTKKNYRDSQKFQTALLSVLPLDLLYIPFGFKSFFRANRIMRFEAFFEFSDRLEGILTRAYIWRVIRTIGYLLFMLHINACIYYVASAYEGIGTTKWVYSGEGSAYLRCYYFAVRTLINIGGLPEPHTVFEISFQMSNFFIGVFVFSSLIGQMRDVIGAATAGQTYFRASMDGCVSYMVTNRIPKMVQMRVRTWYNYTWDSQGMLDESELLEQMPLVMRTAIAVDINLATFQKIDLFKGCDNQMLVDMLLRLKSIVYLPGDFVVKKV, from the exons ATGTTCAGCAGACTAAAGGACATTTTAGGGGGTCCAAAACTGCCCCCTGCCCCACCCGCTACACCGGCCCCTGCTCCAGCTAAG GAAGAAAAACTGGCAGAAAAAGAGAAGGAGGctgaaaagaaagaggaaaaaccAACTG CACCAGCCCCTGGACCTATTCCAGACCCACCCGCGGTGACGCCGACCCCGGCCCCTGCACCGTCCCCAGCCACAGCGCCATCTCCTGCTGCCACAGCTACTGCACCagctgcagctccagctccagctccagctccagcggcAGCCACTGACGCAGCCCAGAATGCTGCAAATACGGCAGAAGG GCAGGaagaagccccgcccccgccgCCTCCCATCGTTGTGAACAGGTACGCAGACGACCAGCTGCGTGACGTGGTCAAGCGTCTGAGGGACAGGACCACTCTCTACAGAGAGAAGATCGTCGACCCGTATGCCTCCTCACCTGAAAGGAGCCCGCCTGTCA CACCAGTTTACACCAAAGAACAATATGCCAGAAAACTAGAGGAGGACAAACGGAgacaagaggaggaggagaggaaaaagaaagaggctgaagaaaagaaaaagagagacgaggaggagaagaaaaggaagaaggaggaagaggaaaaaaagaagaaggaagaggagaagaaggatgACAAGAAGAAAGATGAGGCGGTAGATGCcaaggctgaaaaaaaaaccttctgcCCAAGTATCAAATTTACCTGCATTGACACCCTGCTGAAGCCGCTGGAGGACAAGATGGACGGAGTCCTGGGCTCGTCCATGGACCCCTTCACAG ATCGCCGCTACATTGCCTGGCTCAGCGTGGTGACCGTGGCCTTTAACTACAACCTGTGGTTCATCTCGGCCCGCATGGCGTTCCCCTACCACACCTCGACAACCATCCCCGTCTGGTTCATGTGTGACCTCGTCGCCGACTTGATCTACATCGTGGACATGGTCTTCTTCCAGCCGAGGCTGCAGTTCGTGAAGGGCGGCGACATCATT TCTGACAGAGTTTTAACAAAAAAGAACTACAGGGACTCTCAGAAATTCCAG ACTGCCTTGCTGTCTGTGTTGCCCCTTGACCTCCTGTACATCCCATTTGGATTCAAATCTTTCTTCAGGGCAAATCGAATCATGAGG TTTGAGGCTTTCTTCGAGTTCAGTGATCGTCTGGAGGGCATCTTGACAAGGGCCTACATTTGGAG AGTCATCAGAACCATTGGCTATCTGCTCTTCATGCTGCACATAAATGCCTGCATCTACTACGTGGCGTCGGCATATGAGGGCATCGGCACCACAAAATGGGTCTACAGTGGAGAAGGCAGTGC GTACCTGCGCTGTTATTACTTTGCTGTACGAACGCTCATCAACATTGGCGGCCTGCCTGAGCCTCACACCGTCTTTGAGATCTCATTTCAAATGTCAAACTTTTTCATTGGTGTCTTTGTCTTCTCGAGTTTAATCGGCCAG ATGAGAGATGTGATTGGAGCAGCCACAGCAGGACAGACCTACTTCCGGGCCTCCATGGATGGATGTGTGTCCTACATGGTGACCAACCGCATCCCCAAGATGGTTCAGATGAGAGTACGCACCTGGTACAACTATACCTGGGATTCGCAGGGAATGCTGG ATGAATCGGAGCTGCTGGAACAGATGCCGCTGGTCATGAGAACAGCAATTGCTGTGGACATCAACCTCGCCACCTTCCAGAAAATTGACCTCTTTAAG GGCTGTGACAACCAGATGCTGGTGGACATGTTGCTGCGACTCAAGTCCATCGTGTATTTACCTGGAGACTTTGTGGTTAAAAAG GTTTGA
- the LOC114784617 gene encoding cyclic nucleotide-gated cation channel beta-3-like isoform X2 yields MFSRLKDILGGPKLPPAPPATPAPAPAKEEKLAEKEKEAEKKEEKPTAPAPGPIPDPPAVTPTPAPAPSPATAPSPAATATAPAAAPAPAPAPAAATDAAQNAANTAEGQEEAPPPPPPIVVNRYADDQLRDVVKRLRDRTTLYREKIVDPYASSPERSPPVTPVYTKEQYARKLEEDKRRQEEEERKKKEAEEKKKRDEEEKKRKKEEEEKKKKEEEKKDDKKKDEAVDAKAEKKTFCPSIKFTCIDTLLKPLEDKMDGVLGSSMDPFTDRRYIAWLSVVTVAFNYNLWFISARMAFPYHTSTTIPVWFMCDLVADLIYIVDMVFFQPRLQFVKGGDIISDRVLTKKNYRDSQKFQTALLSVLPLDLLYIPFGFKSFFRANRIMRFEAFFEFSDRLEGILTRAYIWRVIRTIGYLLFMLHINACIYYVASAYEGIGTTKWVYSGEGSAYLSCFLYAEKCLLMIAELPMPDTLFGQVFQMANYFFGALFLCTFLGQMRDVIGAATAGQTYFRASMDGCVSYMVTNRIPKMVQMRVRTWYNYTWDSQGMLDESELLEQMPLVMRTAIAVDINLATFQKIDLFKGCDNQMLVDMLLRLKSIVYLPGDFVVKKGDIGKEMYIIKAGEVQVVGGPDNKIVFVTLKAGCVFGEISLLQSSANGGNRRTANVAAHGFANLFVLEKRDLFDILVHYPESQKVLARKGKKLMKAKGPAAAKVEEEKKKGLTMFGPKPPTPKMLRAFGGFGKGGLLDKLKAATREAK; encoded by the exons ATGTTCAGCAGACTAAAGGACATTTTAGGGGGTCCAAAACTGCCCCCTGCCCCACCCGCTACACCGGCCCCTGCTCCAGCTAAG GAAGAAAAACTGGCAGAAAAAGAGAAGGAGGctgaaaagaaagaggaaaaaccAACTG CACCAGCCCCTGGACCTATTCCAGACCCACCCGCGGTGACGCCGACCCCGGCCCCTGCACCGTCCCCAGCCACAGCGCCATCTCCTGCTGCCACAGCTACTGCACCagctgcagctccagctccagctccagctccagcggcAGCCACTGACGCAGCCCAGAATGCTGCAAATACGGCAGAAGG GCAGGaagaagccccgcccccgccgCCTCCCATCGTTGTGAACAGGTACGCAGACGACCAGCTGCGTGACGTGGTCAAGCGTCTGAGGGACAGGACCACTCTCTACAGAGAGAAGATCGTCGACCCGTATGCCTCCTCACCTGAAAGGAGCCCGCCTGTCA CACCAGTTTACACCAAAGAACAATATGCCAGAAAACTAGAGGAGGACAAACGGAgacaagaggaggaggagaggaaaaagaaagaggctgaagaaaagaaaaagagagacgaggaggagaagaaaaggaagaaggaggaagaggaaaaaaagaagaaggaagaggagaagaaggatgACAAGAAGAAAGATGAGGCGGTAGATGCcaaggctgaaaaaaaaaccttctgcCCAAGTATCAAATTTACCTGCATTGACACCCTGCTGAAGCCGCTGGAGGACAAGATGGACGGAGTCCTGGGCTCGTCCATGGACCCCTTCACAG ATCGCCGCTACATTGCCTGGCTCAGCGTGGTGACCGTGGCCTTTAACTACAACCTGTGGTTCATCTCGGCCCGCATGGCGTTCCCCTACCACACCTCGACAACCATCCCCGTCTGGTTCATGTGTGACCTCGTCGCCGACTTGATCTACATCGTGGACATGGTCTTCTTCCAGCCGAGGCTGCAGTTCGTGAAGGGCGGCGACATCATT TCTGACAGAGTTTTAACAAAAAAGAACTACAGGGACTCTCAGAAATTCCAG ACTGCCTTGCTGTCTGTGTTGCCCCTTGACCTCCTGTACATCCCATTTGGATTCAAATCTTTCTTCAGGGCAAATCGAATCATGAGG TTTGAGGCTTTCTTCGAGTTCAGTGATCGTCTGGAGGGCATCTTGACAAGGGCCTACATTTGGAG AGTCATCAGAACCATTGGCTATCTGCTCTTCATGCTGCACATAAATGCCTGCATCTACTACGTGGCGTCGGCATATGAGGGCATCGGCACCACAAAATGGGTCTACAGTGGAGAAGGCAGTGC CTACCTGAGCTGTTTCCTCTATGCGGAGAAATGCCTTCTGATGATCGCAGAGCTGCCTATGCCGGACACTCTGTTTGGTCAGGTCTTTCAGATGGCCAACTATTTTTTTGGGGCcctttttttgtgcacatttcTCGGACAG ATGAGAGATGTGATTGGAGCAGCCACAGCAGGACAGACCTACTTCCGGGCCTCCATGGATGGATGTGTGTCCTACATGGTGACCAACCGCATCCCCAAGATGGTTCAGATGAGAGTACGCACCTGGTACAACTATACCTGGGATTCGCAGGGAATGCTGG ATGAATCGGAGCTGCTGGAACAGATGCCGCTGGTCATGAGAACAGCAATTGCTGTGGACATCAACCTCGCCACCTTCCAGAAAATTGACCTCTTTAAG GGCTGTGACAACCAGATGCTGGTGGACATGTTGCTGCGACTCAAGTCCATCGTGTATTTACCTGGAGACTTTGTGGTTAAAAAG GGAGACATTGGTAAGGAGATGTACATCATCAAAGCCGGCGAGGTCCAGGTGGTTGGTGGCCCTGACAACAAGATCGTGTTTGTGACGCTGAAGGCAggctgtgtgtttggggagaTCAG CCTGTTACAGTCTTCAGCCAATGGAGGGAACCGCAGAACAGCCAACGTTGCAGCGCACGGCTTCGCCAACCTCTTCGTGCTGGAAAAGCGAGATCTGTTCGACATCCTGGTTCACTACCCAGAGTCCCAGAAAGTGCTGGCCAGGAAAGGAAA GAAACTGATGAAGGCTAAAGGCCCAGCGGCTGCCAAGgtagaagaggagaagaagaaaggccTGACCATGTTCGGCCCCAAGCCTCCAACACCTAAGATGCTTCGTGCCTTTGGTGGATTTGGGAAAGGAGGCCTGTTGGACAAATTGAAG GCTGCAACTCGGGAAGCAAAGTGA